A stretch of Arthrobacter sp. NEB 688 DNA encodes these proteins:
- a CDS encoding 2-oxo acid dehydrogenase subunit E2: MSIRSTRRKIAVATWRPPAEGRIQARTELDVSAALAHLEHLRETTGVRVTLTHLVGAALARGLREVPEARARVVLGRLHPIEDCTIAFAVDIEEGVDLAPVRVEHADRLTPVEVATRVHEAVGAVRARRDRHHRRTNGLVRIAPWFVMRPVMATASLLVGGLGLPAFGQPGRPLGTGFVSNVGPLGLDEAYLAPAPFARTPVYLSVGAVRERPVAVDGQVEVRPVAVLVATADHRIVDGAHAGRLQSTVVDLLTHPERMDTPA, from the coding sequence ATGAGCATCCGGTCGACCCGCCGCAAGATCGCCGTCGCCACGTGGCGCCCGCCGGCCGAGGGACGCATCCAGGCCCGCACCGAGCTCGACGTCAGCGCGGCCCTCGCGCACCTCGAGCACCTGCGCGAGACCACCGGCGTGCGCGTCACGCTGACCCACCTCGTCGGCGCGGCCCTGGCCCGCGGGCTGCGCGAGGTCCCCGAGGCCCGGGCGCGCGTCGTGCTCGGGCGCCTGCACCCCATCGAGGACTGCACCATCGCTTTCGCCGTCGACATCGAGGAGGGGGTCGACCTCGCGCCGGTGCGCGTCGAGCACGCCGACCGGCTGACCCCGGTCGAGGTCGCGACCCGCGTCCACGAGGCCGTGGGCGCGGTCCGGGCCCGGCGCGACCGCCACCACCGCCGCACCAACGGGCTCGTGCGCATCGCCCCGTGGTTCGTCATGCGGCCCGTCATGGCGACGGCGAGCCTGCTCGTCGGCGGCCTCGGCCTGCCGGCGTTCGGCCAGCCCGGGCGACCCCTCGGCACCGGCTTCGTCTCCAACGTCGGGCCGCTGGGGCTCGACGAGGCCTACCTCGCGCCGGCCCCGTTCGCCCGCACGCCGGTCTACCTGTCGGTCGGGGCCGTCCGCGAGCGCCCGGTCGCCGTCGACGGGCAGGTCGAGGTCCGTCCGGTCGCCGTGCTCGTCGCGACGGCCGACCACCGCATCGTCGACGGCGCGCACGCCGGCCGCCTGCAGTCGACCGTCGTCGACCTGCTCACCCATCCCGAACGGATGGACACCCCCGCCTGA
- a CDS encoding lantibiotic dehydratase C-terminal domain-containing protein: MTRWTSRHLHLATGAVSALDRVVEHVVAPAAAETGRPWFFVRYWQGGPHVRLRVRDLDDAAAARLTARLEELLTHHGAPRHDEPPVEAAAYAAEAGRQARGETGENRRVGALRPPGVHGADYEPELERYGGAAVMDASEELFARSSELVVRLLPRLPDLGARRQAALRLTEAAARSVGPDVARAVFHEIGRRSWAAWAASYGYEPSLVARVAAVGAAPSPAAFAELPGWARGWHDDVAGLVGTLTTAGVPLPGTVVSSHVHMTHNRLGLTILDELRTYAVLAATFPAPAGSVPDLGLPVPSSLVPA; encoded by the coding sequence GTGACCCGCTGGACCTCCCGCCACCTCCACCTCGCGACCGGGGCGGTGAGCGCGCTCGACCGCGTCGTCGAGCACGTCGTCGCCCCCGCGGCGGCCGAGACCGGCCGCCCGTGGTTCTTCGTCCGGTACTGGCAGGGCGGCCCCCACGTCCGCCTGCGGGTGCGCGACCTCGACGACGCCGCGGCCGCGCGCCTGACGGCCCGCCTCGAGGAGCTGCTGACGCACCACGGGGCACCCCGCCACGACGAGCCGCCCGTCGAGGCCGCGGCCTACGCGGCCGAGGCGGGGCGGCAGGCCCGCGGCGAGACCGGCGAGAACCGCCGCGTCGGGGCCCTGCGCCCGCCGGGCGTCCACGGCGCGGACTACGAGCCGGAGCTCGAGCGGTACGGCGGCGCGGCGGTGATGGACGCCTCCGAGGAGCTGTTCGCGCGCTCGAGCGAGCTCGTCGTCCGGCTGCTGCCCCGCCTCCCCGACCTCGGGGCCCGGCGGCAGGCGGCGCTGCGGCTCACCGAGGCCGCCGCACGCTCGGTCGGGCCGGACGTCGCCCGCGCCGTGTTCCACGAGATCGGCCGGCGCTCGTGGGCCGCCTGGGCGGCCTCCTACGGGTACGAGCCCTCGCTCGTCGCCCGCGTCGCCGCGGTGGGTGCGGCCCCGTCCCCGGCGGCCTTCGCCGAGCTGCCCGGGTGGGCGCGGGGCTGGCACGACGACGTCGCGGGCCTCGTCGGCACGCTGACCACGGCCGGGGTTCCCCTGCCCGGCACGGTCGTCTCGTCCCACGTCCACATGACGCACAACCGGCTCGGGCTGACCATCCTCGACGAGCTGCGCACCTACGCCGTGCTCGCGGCGACCTTCCCGGCGCCCGCCGGCAGCGTCCCGGACCTCGGCCTCCCGGTCCCGTCCTCCCTGGTCCCGGCCTGA
- a CDS encoding YbaB/EbfC family nucleoid-associated protein: MTRSAMRLDRTLTFVVGLLLLAGGVALGLWWAGVLAPSADTLAVPAAGSWAAASWWTWLVAVVGVVLVLAGLSWLSAHLKRVGIRAISLPGSGEDGRLRLRLGALADVVAASAETRLATESASGSVGSGTDAGLVEVTVTARHDASLTELRRDLAAVDAEVATATGGAVPVRYLVKVHRPPRNAATT; this comes from the coding sequence ATGACCCGCTCCGCGATGCGGCTCGACCGCACCCTGACCTTCGTCGTCGGCCTGCTGCTCCTCGCGGGCGGCGTGGCCCTGGGCCTGTGGTGGGCGGGCGTGCTCGCCCCCTCGGCCGACACCCTGGCCGTCCCGGCCGCCGGCTCCTGGGCCGCCGCGTCCTGGTGGACCTGGCTCGTCGCCGTCGTCGGCGTCGTCCTCGTCCTCGCGGGCCTGTCCTGGCTCTCGGCGCACCTCAAGCGCGTCGGCATCCGGGCCATCTCGCTCCCGGGCAGCGGTGAGGACGGGCGCCTGCGCCTGCGCCTCGGCGCCCTCGCCGACGTCGTCGCCGCCTCGGCGGAGACCCGGCTGGCCACCGAGTCGGCCTCCGGATCCGTGGGTTCCGGCACCGACGCCGGGCTCGTCGAGGTCACCGTCACCGCCCGCCACGACGCCTCGCTCACCGAGCTGCGCCGTGACCTCGCGGCCGTCGACGCCGAGGTGGCCACCGCCACCGGTGGCGCCGTGCCGGTCCGCTACCTCGTGAAGGTGCACCGTCCGCCGCGGAACGCCGCCACGACCTGA
- a CDS encoding CsbD family protein — protein MGIADKAKNAAQDLTGKAKEVIGEATNNERLEAEGKADQAEAKTKKAGENIKDTLS, from the coding sequence ATGGGTATCGCTGACAAGGCCAAGAACGCCGCGCAGGACCTCACCGGCAAGGCCAAGGAGGTCATCGGCGAGGCGACGAACAACGAGCGTCTCGAGGCCGAGGGCAAGGCCGACCAGGCCGAGGCCAAGACCAAGAAGGCCGGCGAGAACATCAAGGACACGCTCTCCTGA
- a CDS encoding alpha/beta hydrolase, whose amino-acid sequence MPTFELDGATLDHDVAGDDGPLVVQLHGLTSCRERDERMGLDLARALRHHRVLRYDARGHGRSTGDRHPASYAWHHLAEDLLALLDHVAPGETVHGLGPSMGAATLLHAAVRDPGRFASLTLAVPPTAWTTRRAQSAAYLASAELVEREGLAAFVARAATTGPPPAMADAPLTEPAVSEHLLPSVLRGAASTDLPPAEALTAIDVPTLVLAWSDDPGHPLSTAALLHELVDDSRLVVARTPYGIMAWPGLVADHVASHARRARHPLR is encoded by the coding sequence GTGCCCACGTTCGAGCTCGACGGCGCGACGCTCGACCACGACGTCGCCGGTGACGACGGCCCCCTCGTCGTGCAGCTGCACGGCCTGACCTCCTGCCGCGAGCGCGACGAGCGGATGGGGCTCGACCTCGCCCGCGCCCTGCGCCACCACCGGGTGCTGCGCTACGACGCGCGCGGCCACGGGCGCTCCACGGGCGACCGGCACCCCGCGTCCTACGCCTGGCACCACCTGGCCGAGGACCTCCTGGCGCTCCTCGACCACGTCGCCCCCGGCGAGACGGTGCACGGCCTCGGCCCGTCGATGGGCGCGGCGACGCTGCTGCACGCGGCCGTCCGCGACCCCGGCCGCTTCGCCAGCCTCACGCTCGCCGTGCCGCCGACGGCCTGGACGACCCGCCGCGCGCAGTCCGCGGCCTACCTCGCGAGCGCCGAGCTCGTCGAGCGCGAGGGCCTGGCCGCGTTCGTCGCCCGCGCGGCCACGACCGGTCCGCCCCCCGCGATGGCCGACGCGCCCCTGACCGAGCCCGCCGTATCGGAGCACCTGCTGCCGAGCGTCCTGCGCGGTGCGGCCTCCACCGACCTGCCGCCGGCCGAGGCGCTGACCGCCATCGACGTCCCCACCCTCGTCCTCGCGTGGAGCGACGACCCGGGCCATCCCCTGAGCACCGCGGCCCTCCTGCACGAGCTCGTCGACGACAGCCGGCTCGTCGTCGCCCGCACGCCCTACGGGATCATGGCGTGGCCCGGGCTCGTCGCCGACCACGTGGCCTCGCACGCGCGAAGGGCCCGTCACCCCCTGCGGTGA
- the egtD gene encoding L-histidine N(alpha)-methyltransferase has protein sequence MSGVVEPRVRVLLDPDWASGSLVDDVRRGLGGRPRRLPPKWLYDPVGADLFDEITRLPEYYPTEAERAILTAHAAEIAQACDASTLVELGSGTSDKTRTLLDAFRSPERPHGPLARFVPVDVSDGTLRDAASMLSVRYPGMAVEAVVGDFTLHLGQLPRGDRRMVAFLGSTIGNFYLEERAAFLGALADSLDSGEWLLLGTDLVKGADRLVAAYDDAAGVTERFIRNCLLVVNRELGADFDPGAFSYVPFWDPRMERIDMRLRAEEPQTVTVPGADLVVELATGEEICVEISTKFRREGIAAELGEAGFTVERTWTDDAGDFALTLARRD, from the coding sequence GTGAGCGGCGTCGTCGAGCCCCGCGTCCGGGTGCTGCTCGACCCCGACTGGGCCTCCGGGTCGCTCGTCGACGACGTGCGCCGCGGGCTCGGCGGCCGGCCGCGGCGGCTGCCCCCGAAATGGCTCTACGACCCGGTCGGCGCCGACCTCTTCGACGAGATCACCCGCCTGCCCGAGTACTACCCGACCGAAGCCGAGCGGGCCATCCTCACCGCGCACGCCGCTGAGATCGCGCAGGCCTGCGACGCCTCCACCCTCGTCGAGCTCGGCAGCGGCACGAGCGACAAGACCCGCACGCTCCTCGACGCCTTCCGCTCCCCGGAGCGCCCGCACGGCCCGCTCGCGCGCTTCGTGCCGGTCGACGTCTCCGACGGCACGCTGCGCGACGCCGCGTCCATGCTCAGCGTCCGCTACCCGGGGATGGCCGTCGAGGCCGTCGTCGGCGACTTCACCCTCCACCTCGGCCAGCTGCCGCGCGGCGACCGCCGGATGGTCGCCTTCCTCGGCAGCACGATCGGCAACTTCTACCTCGAGGAGCGGGCCGCCTTCCTCGGCGCCCTCGCCGACTCCCTCGACAGCGGCGAGTGGCTGCTGCTCGGGACCGACCTCGTCAAGGGTGCCGACCGGCTCGTCGCCGCCTACGACGACGCCGCGGGCGTCACCGAGCGGTTCATCCGCAACTGCCTGCTCGTCGTCAACCGCGAGCTCGGGGCCGACTTCGACCCCGGGGCCTTCAGCTACGTCCCGTTCTGGGACCCGCGGATGGAGCGGATCGACATGCGGCTGCGCGCGGAGGAGCCGCAGACGGTCACCGTGCCGGGCGCCGACCTCGTCGTCGAGCTCGCCACCGGCGAGGAGATCTGCGTCGAGATCTCCACGAAGTTCCGCCGCGAGGGCATCGCCGCCGAGCTCGGCGAGGCCGGGTTCACCGTCGAGCGCACGTGGACCGACGACGCCGGCGACTTCGCCCTGACTCTCGCGCGGCGCGACTGA
- a CDS encoding (2Fe-2S)-binding protein, translating into MIICQCRVVSDTAVHAAVEAGATTLAEVCRTTGAGTDCGGCVFTVKALVCEHDVLTARTMDDLHHLTVGRAAIPDQEDLRAAS; encoded by the coding sequence GTGATCATCTGCCAGTGCCGCGTGGTCAGCGACACGGCGGTGCACGCCGCCGTCGAGGCCGGCGCCACGACGCTCGCCGAGGTCTGCCGCACGACGGGCGCGGGGACGGACTGCGGGGGCTGCGTCTTCACCGTCAAGGCCCTCGTCTGCGAGCATGACGTCCTCACGGCCCGCACGATGGACGACCTGCACCACCTGACCGTCGGCCGGGCCGCCATCCCCGACCAGGAGGACCTCCGTGCAGCCAGTTGA
- the bfr gene encoding bacterioferritin, which yields MQPVDRRVVDLFNEALTFELTVTNTYFLHARMLDNWGFTKLGKVFYDLSIDEMKDADALINRILFFEGHPNVQKLGAIRVGETAEEMLRLAHASELEAIAQFNAAAKECHALGDHGSASIFEEMVRDEERHADFFESQLEAIERISIQQYLAQHMQAGTGPTPE from the coding sequence GTGCAGCCAGTTGACCGCCGGGTCGTCGACCTCTTCAACGAGGCGCTGACCTTCGAGCTCACCGTCACGAACACCTACTTCCTCCACGCGCGGATGCTCGACAACTGGGGGTTCACCAAGCTCGGCAAGGTCTTCTACGACCTGTCCATCGACGAGATGAAGGACGCCGACGCCCTCATCAACCGGATCCTCTTCTTCGAGGGGCACCCGAACGTCCAGAAGCTCGGGGCCATCCGCGTCGGCGAGACCGCCGAGGAGATGCTGCGCCTCGCGCACGCCTCCGAGCTCGAGGCCATCGCGCAGTTCAACGCGGCGGCCAAGGAGTGCCACGCCCTCGGCGACCACGGCTCGGCGTCGATCTTCGAGGAGATGGTGCGCGACGAGGAGCGGCACGCCGACTTCTTCGAGTCGCAGCTCGAGGCGATCGAGCGGATCAGCATCCAGCAGTACCTCGCCCAGCACATGCAGGCGGGCACCGGGCCCACGCCCGAGTGA
- the egtB gene encoding ergothioneine biosynthesis protein EgtB: MSTSTWDASTLTTRYDEVRSHTETLAAPLSPEDQTVQSMPDVSPTKWHRAHVTWFFETFLLSEHEQDFAPFQDRYWFLFNSYYESLGPRFSRADRGIVTRPGAHDVGVYRGNVDARVRDLVQRLDEGSLEKLAPTIELGFHHEQQHQELLLMDIKHVLSRNPLEPVYGGTRPDLGEPDALGWVDVEGGLVEIGHEGEGFSFDNELPRHRQWLEPYRLADRLVTNGEWLEFMADGGYERPELWLSDGLGRVRAEGWRAPLYWTEHDGVWLEHTLHGTWPVNPALPVSHVSFYEADAFAAWAGKRLPSEAEWEHAVVVDGQADAAHSGGNLADLRHFHPTAAPERDGEHRLRQVYGDCWEWTSSAYHPYPGFHPPAGAIGEYNGKFMSNQMVLRGGCALTPPAHARLTYRNFFPHGSRWALSGVRLADGGAPQTRPATGADA, translated from the coding sequence ATGTCCACCTCGACGTGGGACGCCAGCACCCTGACCACCCGCTACGACGAGGTCCGCTCGCACACCGAGACCCTCGCGGCTCCTCTCTCCCCGGAGGACCAGACCGTCCAGTCGATGCCGGACGTGTCGCCCACGAAGTGGCACCGCGCGCACGTCACGTGGTTCTTCGAGACCTTCCTGCTCAGCGAGCACGAGCAGGACTTCGCGCCCTTCCAGGACCGCTACTGGTTCCTCTTCAACAGCTACTACGAGAGCCTCGGCCCGCGCTTCTCCCGGGCCGACCGCGGCATCGTCACGCGCCCCGGCGCCCACGACGTCGGGGTCTACCGCGGCAACGTCGACGCGCGCGTGCGCGACCTCGTCCAGCGCCTCGACGAGGGCAGTCTCGAGAAGCTCGCGCCGACCATCGAGCTCGGCTTCCACCACGAGCAGCAGCACCAGGAGCTGCTCCTCATGGACATCAAGCACGTCCTCTCCCGCAACCCGCTCGAGCCCGTCTACGGCGGCACGCGCCCCGACCTCGGTGAGCCCGACGCGCTCGGCTGGGTCGACGTCGAGGGCGGCCTCGTCGAGATCGGCCACGAGGGCGAGGGCTTCTCCTTCGACAACGAGCTGCCCCGGCACCGGCAGTGGCTCGAGCCCTACCGGCTCGCCGACCGCCTCGTGACCAACGGCGAGTGGCTCGAGTTCATGGCCGACGGCGGCTACGAGCGGCCCGAGCTGTGGCTCTCGGACGGCCTCGGCCGGGTGCGGGCCGAGGGCTGGCGCGCCCCGCTGTACTGGACCGAGCACGACGGCGTCTGGCTCGAGCACACCCTCCACGGCACCTGGCCGGTCAACCCCGCCCTGCCGGTCAGCCACGTCAGCTTCTACGAGGCCGACGCCTTCGCGGCGTGGGCCGGCAAGCGGCTGCCGAGCGAGGCGGAGTGGGAGCACGCCGTCGTCGTCGACGGCCAGGCGGACGCCGCGCACTCCGGCGGCAACCTCGCCGACCTGCGCCACTTCCACCCGACCGCGGCCCCCGAGCGGGACGGCGAGCACCGGCTGCGCCAGGTGTACGGAGACTGCTGGGAGTGGACCTCGTCCGCGTACCACCCCTACCCCGGCTTCCACCCCCCGGCGGGCGCCATCGGCGAGTACAACGGGAAGTTCATGTCCAACCAGATGGTCCTGCGCGGCGGCTGCGCGCTCACCCCGCCGGCCCACGCCCGGCTCACCTACCGCAACTTCTTCCCGCACGGCTCGCGGTGGGCGCTCTCCGGCGTCCGCCTCGCCGACGGCGGGGCGCCCCAGACCCGTCCGGCGACCGGAGCCGACGCGTGA
- a CDS encoding SDR family NAD(P)-dependent oxidoreductase, which produces MRLHGAHVLLTGATGTIGTRLAEGLAARGARVTVTARGRDALDALAARTGAHPVVADLATPGGPAELLAASASAHGPPDVLVHNAAVELVGRLDDLDASALADAVALNLRAPLELTRLALPGMRARRRGHLVWVSSLAGVATFPGLGPYGATKAGLTRAAAGLRLELRGSGIGTTVAELGPVDSSMMDRARRHAPAEAAFARARRLRVLRDLDPAATAEALLDAVDAGRPHVRLPRRAAPFAALAAAPGLAVRLALTGIRG; this is translated from the coding sequence ATGCGACTCCACGGGGCCCACGTCCTGCTCACCGGGGCCACCGGGACGATCGGCACCCGCCTGGCCGAGGGCCTCGCCGCGCGCGGCGCCCGGGTCACCGTCACCGCCCGCGGCCGGGACGCACTCGACGCCCTCGCCGCGCGGACGGGCGCCCACCCCGTCGTCGCCGACCTGGCCACGCCCGGCGGCCCGGCCGAGCTGCTCGCCGCCAGCGCCTCCGCCCACGGCCCGCCCGACGTCCTCGTCCACAACGCCGCGGTCGAGCTCGTCGGGCGCCTCGACGACCTCGACGCCTCCGCCCTGGCGGACGCCGTCGCGCTCAACCTCCGCGCCCCGCTCGAGCTGACCCGCCTGGCCCTCCCGGGGATGCGCGCCCGCCGCCGAGGCCACCTCGTGTGGGTGTCCTCCCTCGCCGGGGTCGCGACCTTCCCCGGGCTCGGCCCCTACGGCGCCACGAAGGCCGGGCTGACCCGGGCTGCGGCCGGCCTGCGCCTGGAGCTGCGTGGCTCGGGCATCGGCACCACCGTCGCCGAGCTCGGGCCGGTCGACTCCTCGATGATGGACCGCGCCCGCCGGCACGCACCGGCCGAGGCGGCCTTCGCCCGGGCCCGTCGGCTGCGGGTCCTGCGCGACCTCGACCCGGCCGCGACCGCCGAGGCCCTGCTCGACGCCGTCGATGCCGGTCGGCCGCACGTCCGGCTGCCCCGGCGCGCGGCGCCCTTCGCGGCCCTCGCTGCGGCTCCGGGCCTCGCGGTCCGGCTCGCGCTCACCGGGATCCGCGGATGA
- a CDS encoding GNAT family N-acetyltransferase yields MPPPTRPDVPRMRRATPDDAADLRRVCLRTGAAGRDAAALHADPDVLGEVWAQPYLHGPGCLALVVEDRLGVAGYCVAAADTAAFEDWLDARWWPALRERHPRGSGATPADAAVVERIHTGPRTDPALLATHPAHLHVDLLPRLQGGGWGRRLVEAVLDELAGAGVPGLHLGVDPRNPGAIAFYRRLGLRPLGGDEGVTLLGVDLPRP; encoded by the coding sequence GTGCCGCCGCCGACCCGCCCCGACGTCCCGCGGATGCGTCGCGCGACCCCGGACGACGCCGCCGACCTGCGCCGGGTCTGCCTGCGGACCGGCGCGGCCGGCCGCGACGCCGCCGCCCTGCACGCCGACCCCGACGTGCTCGGCGAGGTCTGGGCGCAGCCCTACCTCCACGGCCCGGGATGCCTCGCGCTCGTCGTCGAGGACCGCCTCGGGGTCGCCGGGTACTGCGTCGCGGCCGCCGACACCGCCGCCTTCGAGGACTGGCTGGACGCGCGCTGGTGGCCGGCGCTGCGCGAGCGCCACCCGCGCGGCAGCGGCGCGACCCCGGCGGACGCGGCCGTCGTCGAGCGCATCCACACCGGCCCGCGCACCGACCCCGCGCTGCTCGCCACGCACCCGGCCCACCTGCACGTCGACCTCCTGCCGCGCCTCCAGGGCGGCGGATGGGGGCGCCGGCTCGTCGAGGCCGTCCTCGACGAGCTGGCGGGCGCCGGCGTCCCCGGGCTGCACCTCGGCGTCGACCCGCGCAACCCCGGCGCGATCGCGTTCTACCGCCGGCTCGGCCTGCGGCCCCTCGGCGGCGACGAGGGCGTCACCCTTCTCGGCGTCGACCTGCCGCGCCCTTAG
- a CDS encoding condensation domain-containing protein, whose protein sequence is MRLTNVAQMALPDGRVRSLGVVVPPSRGRALPVSFDQGRHVGEGDRPGSWMAVAVRLPGAVDPDALGEAWWAVVRRHGTLRTVFSRNDSGEVGLHEVEVLPGSWVEHAPDGRPAREVLREVLDATCRSYAAPAHRICLVEPDDGTRPVLVVAAEHAHVDMWSLVVLVRDLLTCLDDVVAGRPVGAGLPDAPAFAEHTAALADRPPAPGEVRRRWADVLEAEGGVMPLFPLPLGDVSRPLPEVVEVRDVLDADGVDRLTARARADGVRIVAMATSALTRASRELAGRPLRAVFPVHSRYEERWHDACGWFITNAVLESFDPEPAACATAVREALSLGSWPLAPILAPWGGMPQAPGMFAVSWLDTRRLPVELDPALELQYVSARIRTDGVMVWFVVNGSGLHLRCRYPDTPQARENVTRWLDAVEAGLRSDVAGAAGPSAQP, encoded by the coding sequence ATGCGCCTGACCAACGTCGCGCAGATGGCCCTCCCCGACGGGCGCGTCCGCAGCCTCGGCGTGGTCGTGCCGCCCTCGCGCGGACGGGCGCTGCCCGTCTCGTTCGACCAGGGGCGCCACGTCGGCGAGGGTGACCGGCCCGGCTCGTGGATGGCGGTGGCGGTCCGGCTGCCGGGGGCTGTCGACCCGGACGCCCTCGGGGAGGCGTGGTGGGCCGTCGTCAGGCGGCACGGCACGCTGCGGACGGTGTTCTCGCGCAACGACTCCGGCGAGGTCGGGCTGCACGAGGTCGAGGTGCTGCCGGGGTCGTGGGTCGAGCACGCGCCGGACGGCCGACCGGCACGGGAGGTGCTGCGTGAGGTCCTCGACGCGACCTGCCGCTCGTACGCGGCTCCGGCGCACCGCATCTGCCTGGTCGAGCCGGACGACGGGACGCGCCCGGTGCTCGTCGTCGCGGCCGAGCACGCGCACGTCGACATGTGGAGCCTCGTCGTCCTCGTCCGCGACCTGCTCACCTGCCTCGACGACGTCGTCGCGGGTCGCCCGGTCGGCGCCGGGCTGCCGGACGCGCCGGCCTTCGCCGAGCACACGGCGGCGCTCGCGGACCGCCCGCCCGCCCCCGGGGAGGTCCGCCGCCGGTGGGCCGACGTCCTCGAGGCCGAGGGCGGGGTCATGCCGCTGTTCCCGCTGCCGCTCGGCGACGTCTCACGGCCGCTGCCCGAGGTCGTCGAGGTCCGTGACGTGCTCGATGCCGACGGGGTCGACCGGCTGACCGCGCGGGCCCGGGCCGACGGCGTCCGCATCGTCGCGATGGCCACCTCGGCGCTCACCCGGGCCTCGCGCGAGCTGGCCGGGAGGCCGCTGCGGGCGGTCTTCCCGGTGCACAGCCGCTACGAGGAGCGGTGGCACGACGCCTGCGGCTGGTTCATCACCAACGCGGTGCTCGAGTCGTTCGACCCCGAGCCGGCCGCCTGCGCCACCGCCGTGCGCGAGGCGCTGTCGCTCGGGTCCTGGCCGCTCGCCCCGATCCTCGCGCCGTGGGGCGGGATGCCGCAGGCGCCGGGGATGTTCGCCGTCTCGTGGCTCGACACCCGCCGGCTGCCGGTCGAGCTCGACCCCGCGCTGGAGCTGCAGTACGTCTCGGCGCGCATCCGCACCGACGGGGTGATGGTCTGGTTCGTCGTCAACGGCTCCGGGCTGCACCTGCGCTGCCGGTACCCGGACACGCCGCAGGCCCGCGAGAACGTCACCCGCTGGCTGGACGCCGTCGAGGCCGGGCTGCGGTCCGACGTCGCCGGTGCGGCCGGCCCGAGTGCCCAGCCCTAA
- a CDS encoding SagB family peptide dehydrogenase: MTPDTGLLEAPTTVLTAWPGLRDGVSARVEGTDLVLTGEGRTTRLRGIPDALRRHLAEGRPDASEAVREATERLLARMGHLTTTRLRRDAHEVMRHESTTRSTAYEPAVLTDTDVLRLDRFALLRTRGDVLVLECPRATHRFVLTSDLARALAGDLGTPRRVRDLVTGTACEDAAAEVLGHWVGAGLVERARPDGGFATDTDPALVQWDFHDLLMHSRSRSGRHDEPLGALSPHRGRIDPLPAVVPPRADALAVVDLPRPAAWTGGLSLAEAVERRRSIRDYAHAPVTLEELGAFLHRSFRDRARFDPPADAGQESKVSRPYPSGGGLYEHELYLTVRRCEGLAPGIYHYDALGHRLELVTDDPGSGAAMLAVAAAATGHPASPDVLVTLTARFQRMSWRYRSIAYANVLRTTGAIYQTMYLVATDLDLAPCALGNGDADLAARVLGLDYLRESSVGDFVLGRRDPRDVVEGAPMAGWTVLDEPTA; this comes from the coding sequence GTGACCCCGGACACCGGTCTCCTCGAGGCCCCGACGACCGTGCTCACCGCCTGGCCCGGCCTGCGGGACGGCGTGAGCGCCCGGGTCGAGGGCACCGACCTCGTCCTCACCGGCGAGGGACGCACGACGCGGCTGCGCGGCATCCCCGACGCCCTGCGCCGCCACCTCGCCGAGGGCCGCCCGGACGCGAGCGAGGCGGTCCGCGAGGCCACCGAGCGCCTGCTGGCGCGGATGGGGCACCTGACGACGACCCGGCTGCGCCGCGACGCCCACGAGGTGATGCGCCACGAGTCGACGACCCGCTCGACGGCCTACGAGCCCGCGGTCCTCACGGACACCGACGTCCTGCGCCTCGACCGGTTCGCGCTGCTGCGCACGCGGGGCGACGTCCTCGTCCTCGAGTGCCCGCGCGCCACCCACCGCTTCGTCCTCACCTCCGACCTCGCCCGCGCCCTCGCCGGCGACCTCGGCACCCCCCGCCGGGTCCGGGACCTCGTGACGGGCACGGCCTGCGAGGACGCGGCCGCCGAGGTCCTCGGTCACTGGGTGGGTGCCGGCCTCGTCGAGCGGGCCCGCCCGGACGGCGGCTTCGCGACGGACACCGACCCGGCCCTCGTCCAGTGGGACTTCCACGACCTCCTGATGCACAGCCGCAGCCGCTCCGGCCGCCACGACGAGCCGCTCGGCGCCCTCAGCCCGCACCGCGGCCGCATCGACCCGCTGCCGGCGGTCGTCCCCCCGCGCGCTGACGCCCTCGCGGTCGTCGACCTGCCGCGCCCGGCGGCCTGGACCGGCGGGCTGAGCCTCGCCGAGGCGGTCGAGCGGCGGCGGTCCATCCGCGACTACGCCCACGCGCCGGTGACGCTCGAGGAGCTCGGCGCCTTCCTCCACCGCTCCTTCCGCGACCGGGCGCGCTTCGACCCGCCGGCGGACGCCGGGCAGGAGTCGAAGGTGTCGCGGCCCTACCCGAGCGGCGGCGGCCTCTACGAGCACGAGCTCTACCTCACCGTGCGGCGGTGCGAGGGGCTGGCGCCGGGGATCTACCACTACGACGCCCTCGGGCACCGCCTCGAGCTCGTCACCGACGACCCGGGGTCGGGGGCCGCGATGCTCGCCGTCGCCGCCGCCGCGACGGGCCATCCCGCGAGCCCGGACGTGCTCGTGACGCTCACCGCGCGCTTCCAGCGGATGTCGTGGCGCTACCGGTCCATCGCCTACGCCAACGTCCTGCGCACGACGGGGGCGATCTACCAGACGATGTACCTCGTCGCGACCGATCTCGACCTCGCCCCGTGCGCGCTCGGCAACGGTGACGCCGACCTGGCCGCCCGCGTGCTCGGGCTGGACTACCTGCGCGAGTCGTCGGTCGGGGACTTCGTCCTCGGGCGCCGCGACCCGCGCGACGTCGTCGAGGGCGCGCCGATGGCCGGCTGGACCGTCCTCGACGAGCCGACCGCCTGA